Sequence from the Natronomonas marina genome:
CTCCATCTCCTCGCCTGGCAGGCCGAAGACGTGCTCGACACCCTCGCGTTCCAGTGCCGCGACCAACAGGTCCGATGCCTTCATTTATTCCACCCAGATCGTCTTCCTGTTGACGAACTCCCTGATACCGTCACCGGAGAGTTCACGGCCGTATCCGGACTCCTTGATGCCGCCGAAGGGCACGCGGGGGTCTGATTTGACGAGTTGGTTTACATAGACACAACCGGCGTTGATTTCCCGGCCGACGCGCTCGCCGCGGTCGCGGTCCTCGGTCCAGATGCTTGCACCCAGTCCGAAGTCGGTGTCGTTGGCCTTCGCAATCGCCCGCTCCTCGTCGGCCACCTCATATACAGCGGCCACTGGACCGAATGTCTCTTCGGCATCAGCAGGACAGCCTTCGGGCACGTCAGTCAGGACGGTCGGCAGGTAGTAGGTCCCCTCCCGATCAAGCGGTTCACCGCCGGTCGCGATTTCTGCGCCGGCGTCGACGCTCTGCTGGACCTGCTCGTGGAGTTCCTCCATGAGATCTTGGCGGGCCTGGGGACCGATGTCCGTGTCTTCGTCCATCGGATCGCCGACCGTGTAGGACTTGATTTCCGAGACGAGTTCGTCGACGAACGTGTCGTAAACGTCCGTGTGGATGATGAAGCGCTTGGCGGCGATGCAAGACTGGCCGCCGTTCTGGTTGCGAGCCCAGGCACCCATCTCGGCGGCCTCAGCGACGTCGGCGTCGTCAAGAACGACGAATGGATCGCTCCCACCGAGTTCGAGGACGGTTTTTTTGAGGTGCTCACCGGCTGTCGATGCGACGGCCCGACCAGCCGGACCGCTTCCCGTGAGCGTCACGGCTCGCAGACGGTCGTCGGCGATGATGTCGTCAACGAGATCGGAGGGAACCAGCAGCGACTGGAAGACACCGTCGGGGTAGCCGGCTTCGTTAAAAACATCCTCGATGGCTTTGGCACAGCCGGGGACATTCGAGGCGTGTTTCAGGAGGCCGACGTTGCCCACAGTCAGGTACGGCGCGGCGAACCGGAAGACCTGCCAGAAGGGAAAGTTCCATGGCATGACTGCGAGAACCGGGCCGAGCGGTTCGTAGACGGTCTTGACGCTCGAGCCAGACGGACTGGAGTGGCCTTCTGGCTGGAGATACTCGCTGGCCGACTTGGCGTAGTGGTTACAGACCCACGCGCACTTCTCGACTTCGGAGACGGCCTGAGTGATGGGTTTACCCATCTCTCGGGTCATCGTCTCGGCGTACTCCTGTTTGTTCTCGCGGAGGACTTCAGCTGCGCTCTCGAGCAGCTCTTCGCGTTCCCTGAGCGGACGATTTCGCCACTCCTCGAAGGCTGTCGTGGCTTGATCAAGAGAACCGTCAATGTCGTCTTTCGTATGAGTTTCGTACGATTCGATCCGTTCACCGGTCGAAGGATTGACGACGTCCATGCAGTCGAGTTATGCCTCAAGCCCGTTAACCCCATCACCACCCTTGCACGGTTACGTATGACATGATGTAGGCTGGAGTAACGAGGGTGACATAGAAACAATCACCGACGGGGAGGCTTTTGGCCATGGATCACGCTCTATCGGTATGCCCGAACGAAACGTCCTCGGCGAGGAACTTGCCACCTGTAGCACTGATCCGAGGACTGGCTTCGATCGCGATGGCTGCTGTGGAACGCATCCCAACGATCGAGGCAGACACGAGCTCTGTGCGGTCATGACCGACGAATTCCTGTCGTTCAGCAAAGCGCAGGGCAACGACCTTGTGACGCCGCGTCCGGAGTTAGAGTTTCCCGGGCTTTCCCCTGGCGATCGCTGGTGTCTCTGTCTCGGACGGTGGATCGAGGCGCTTGAAGCCACGCGAGCCGAACGCCTCCCGGAGACGACCGTCCCACCCGTTGTTCTCGAAGCGACCAACGAGGCAGTGCTGGATTCCGTGGATCTGGAGACGCTCGAAAGCCACGCCTACGACGCGTGAGCAGCCGACGGGCGTGATGTCGCGCGATCATGCCGACGGCGTCTGCGGCTCCCGCTTCGGTGTTCATCCTCCGTAGCGTGATGACCGTTGTATGACACAGGGAGGGGTAAGAGCTACTGATGCCGACTACGGACGTCCGTTAACAAGGACGGCCAAGCGGTTTCCGTTTGGGATTCGTACTCACACGTCCATGACAACTACCGAAGAACTCGCCGCGTTCGTCGACGCCGTCTCCCACGAGGACTTCTCGGAGAACACACGCGAAGAGCTAAAGAAACGCACACTGGATTCCCTCGGAATCGGCATCGCCGCGCTAGGTCATGAACCGGTCGAGGACATCCACGACACCTGCCGCCGGGCGAATCCAGGCACCAGCTGTACGTTATGGGGGCGCAGCGAGTCAGCTTCGCCGGTCGGTGCCGCGATGCACAACACTGCTCTCACCCGGTACCTCGACTTCATGGACTCGTTTCTGGCGCCGGGAGAGACGCCCCACCCCAGCGACAACATCGGTGCCGTCGTCGCCGCTGGAGAGGAGGCCGGCGCCACAGGGGAGGAACTGCTGGAAGGCATCGGCGTGGCCTACGAGGTCCAAGGGGAACTCGCTTGGAATGCACCGGTTCGGGATGAAGGATTCGACCACGTGACCCACACCGTCATCTCGGCCGCCTGCGGCGTCGCGAAGATGCTGAACCTCGACGTTGAGGCGACGAGGAACGCCATTGGCATCGCGGGTACCGCCCACAACGCTCTCCGGGTCACCCGAACCGGCGGTATCAACGAGTGGAAAGGCATCGCGTCTGCAAACGCCGCACGCAATGCGACGTACGCCTGCCTACTCGCGCAGGAGGGCATGGAAGGGCCGAAGAACCTCTTCGAGGGCCAGAAGGGCTGGAAGCAGGTCATCAGCGGCGATTTCACGGTCGATCTCGACCCCGCTTGCTCGCGGGTCCACGACGTAATGACCAAGCGATACGTCGCCGAGACCTACGCGCAGTCGGCCGTCGAGGGCATCATCGAACTCGCCGAGGCCGAGGACATCGACCACGGGCGGGTCGACTCTATCCACCTGGACACGTTCGGCGGCGCGGCTCTCATTATCGGCGGTGGCGAGGGGGACCGATACGCAGTAGAGACGAAGGCCCAAGCCGACCACTCGCTGCCCTACATGCTCGCGGCCGCGCTCATCGACCGGGAGATGGGCAACGAGCAGTACGAGGCTGAGCGCATCCGGGCCGACGATGTCCAGCGGCTGCTACGGACGGTCGAGGTCGAGGAGGACAGCACGTTCACCGAACGGTTCGAGTGCGGCGAGATGCCTGCGCGCATCGAGATCACGATGACCGACGGTACCACGTACGTCGTCGAAAAGAATGCCTTCCAGGGCCATCCCACGCAGCCGATGGACTGGGACCAGGTCGAGGCGAAGTTCCATGCCACGGCGAGCCAGTTCGACGAGCGCCGTCGCACGGAGGTCGTCGAAACGGTGCGAGATCTCGAATCGACCGACCTCGACGACCTCGTAGGATTGCTGGCATAGGTCCTGGCCATACGTGGCAACGGCAGTCCGCTTCCCTTCTGACGCTGTCTCTAAGTGCCAAGCGGACGAATGTCCGTATGAACGATGGTTGAGCGCACCTTCGAGTTCCTGCACCACAACGAGAGGGAGGAGAAGCCACGCGAGAGGGGCATCACGGAGATTCGGGGGCCCTACTACGATCCGATGGGCCCTCGGGAGCTACGGGATATCCTAGAGACGATGGGCCAGTACGTCGACATCTACAAGTTCTCCGGCGGGTCGTTCGCGCTGATGCCCGAAGACGCCGTCACAGACCTCATCGACATCTGCCACGAACACGACATGAAGGTCTCCACTGGAGGGTACATCGAGAACGTCCTCGTGCGGGACAACGACAAGATTCACGAGTACTTTGAGGAAGCCGAGCGCCTTGGGTTCGACATCGTCGAGATCTCCAGTGGATTCCTCGCAATGGGTAGCGACGACATCGTCCGCCTGACCGAGGTGGCAGATGAGGAGTACGATATCGAACCGAAACCCGAAATCAATGTCCAGTTCGGCGCGGGCGGTGCCTCTGATCCCGAGGAACTGGAGCGTCAAGGCCAGCAGGACCCCGAACAGGCAATCGAGGAGGGGCGAAAGCACCTCGACGCAGGCGCGGACTTGCTGATGGTCGAGGCTGAAGGGATTACCGAAGAGGTCGAAGAGTGGCGCACCGACGTCGCCTACCGGATCGCCAACGAACTCGGCACGGAGAATCTGGTGTTCGAGGCGCCAGGACCGGAGATGTTCGAGTGGTACATCAAGAACTTCGGCCCCGAGGTGAACCTGTTCGTCGACAACAGCCAGATCGTCGAGCTGGAGTGTATGCGCTCGGGCCTGTGGGGCAAGGCGACGACGTGGGGGCGCACTGTCACTTGGAAAGATAAACGCTAGTAACGAACACGACGTTTGACCGCACTCGTCCGGACGGAACTCGCACTGAGACTCACATACCGTCTGCAATTAGTGGTCAGCGATCAGTAATTCTTGTTCGGAGTGTTTGCTGCATACACTCTCTGGGTCTTGTTTAGATGCCTGATTTCATCGGATAAAGCCCTTGATCCCGGTGGGTTCCACTTGATCGGCGGAGTCACGAGCGGTCGTTTGAGTCAACTGGCTATGATGTACTGTTCAGAATAATGAACGATTAGTCATGCGGGACAGCTGTGTTTCGCATTGGGCCACCACAATCGGGACACTTGTTTCCCTGCCCCGCGTTTTTAACACCGGTTCCACACTCTCGGCACACATACACCGTTCCTTCAGGGTGATCCGGATCGGTTTCTCTCATGATCTACCAGTAGAGGCTCAAGACTGTTAAGATACAGGCTGCACCCTCACAGTACTTTAGCTAACGGCGAATAGTCGAGCTCCACAGTCTGGGCATTCGAGCCGGTACTGGCCACCATCAGAAGGAACGTTCCAATCGCCTTCAATGGGGCTTTCGTGCCCACATGACGAACAGAAGAGGACTGCTTTCCGCTTAGATCTATTCACCCACTTGACACCTCGTCTGCCGCTTCAAGAATTTCCGTGTACCGGTTCCGAATCGTGACCTTGCTCACGTTAGCGATTTCGGCCAGATCGTCCTGGATGACGTCTTGATTTGTGAGTTTGGCAGCTGCATATAGCGCTGATGCTGCAATCCCGACTGGGTTTCGCCCACTGTGAACACCCGCTTCGACCGCGGCTTGAGTCAGTTCCCGACTTCGACGTTCCGTTTCATCGGGACACTCCAGCTGGGAAGCGAACCGGGCAATGTATGCTTCAGGATCCGTCGGGGCCATTTCGAGCTCCAGTTCATCTGCCAGATAGCGATAGGTGCGCTCGATCTCGATTTTATCGACACGACTCACGGCAGCAACTTCATCGAGTGTCCG
This genomic interval carries:
- a CDS encoding NAD-dependent succinate-semialdehyde dehydrogenase; its protein translation is MDVVNPSTGERIESYETHTKDDIDGSLDQATTAFEEWRNRPLREREELLESAAEVLRENKQEYAETMTREMGKPITQAVSEVEKCAWVCNHYAKSASEYLQPEGHSSPSGSSVKTVYEPLGPVLAVMPWNFPFWQVFRFAAPYLTVGNVGLLKHASNVPGCAKAIEDVFNEAGYPDGVFQSLLVPSDLVDDIIADDRLRAVTLTGSGPAGRAVASTAGEHLKKTVLELGGSDPFVVLDDADVAEAAEMGAWARNQNGGQSCIAAKRFIIHTDVYDTFVDELVSEIKSYTVGDPMDEDTDIGPQARQDLMEELHEQVQQSVDAGAEIATGGEPLDREGTYYLPTVLTDVPEGCPADAEETFGPVAAVYEVADEERAIAKANDTDFGLGASIWTEDRDRGERVGREINAGCVYVNQLVKSDPRVPFGGIKESGYGRELSGDGIREFVNRKTIWVE
- a CDS encoding DUF2237 family protein gives rise to the protein MPERNVLGEELATCSTDPRTGFDRDGCCGTHPNDRGRHELCAVMTDEFLSFSKAQGNDLVTPRPELEFPGLSPGDRWCLCLGRWIEALEATRAERLPETTVPPVVLEATNEAVLDSVDLETLESHAYDA
- a CDS encoding MmgE/PrpD family protein; translation: MTTTEELAAFVDAVSHEDFSENTREELKKRTLDSLGIGIAALGHEPVEDIHDTCRRANPGTSCTLWGRSESASPVGAAMHNTALTRYLDFMDSFLAPGETPHPSDNIGAVVAAGEEAGATGEELLEGIGVAYEVQGELAWNAPVRDEGFDHVTHTVISAACGVAKMLNLDVEATRNAIGIAGTAHNALRVTRTGGINEWKGIASANAARNATYACLLAQEGMEGPKNLFEGQKGWKQVISGDFTVDLDPACSRVHDVMTKRYVAETYAQSAVEGIIELAEAEDIDHGRVDSIHLDTFGGAALIIGGGEGDRYAVETKAQADHSLPYMLAAALIDREMGNEQYEAERIRADDVQRLLRTVEVEEDSTFTERFECGEMPARIEITMTDGTTYVVEKNAFQGHPTQPMDWDQVEAKFHATASQFDERRRTEVVETVRDLESTDLDDLVGLLA
- a CDS encoding phosphosulfolactate synthase; this translates as MVERTFEFLHHNEREEKPRERGITEIRGPYYDPMGPRELRDILETMGQYVDIYKFSGGSFALMPEDAVTDLIDICHEHDMKVSTGGYIENVLVRDNDKIHEYFEEAERLGFDIVEISSGFLAMGSDDIVRLTEVADEEYDIEPKPEINVQFGAGGASDPEELERQGQQDPEQAIEEGRKHLDAGADLLMVEAEGITEEVEEWRTDVAYRIANELGTENLVFEAPGPEMFEWYIKNFGPEVNLFVDNSQIVELECMRSGLWGKATTWGRTVTWKDKR
- a CDS encoding rubrerythrin-like domain-containing protein — protein: MRETDPDHPEGTVYVCRECGTGVKNAGQGNKCPDCGGPMRNTAVPHD